In the genome of Bradysia coprophila strain Holo2 unplaced genomic scaffold, BU_Bcop_v1 contig_232, whole genome shotgun sequence, one region contains:
- the LOC119076753 gene encoding testis-specific serine/threonine-protein kinase 3-like → MAVPQNSIESPIDHQNSSVYQNLSKNPQDVISTNISTIALSPTVSVRSKYDRSISSTVQSTSQVNEQRKSILEDNGYERIQEVGVGTYAKVITAYSAKEKNIVAIKIISKLTTSKTFKRKFLHREIDVVRGLNHRNIIRYYRSIETTHRIYIIMEYARNGSLLDMIRRESYFSEVKARHVYRQLFDALEYIHSRGIVHRDIKCENILFDDNNVLKIIDFGFASCYYRGSRGAMSETYCGSRAYCCPELLKQKPYNPQSADIWASGVVLFAMVYGKLPFDDSDLAKLLKQVQSKVQFPDKPIVSRKCQQLISAILAPFKKRATLAQINQFDWMIQNGVENGFPSD, encoded by the coding sequence aTGGCTGTAccacaaaattcaattgagtCCCCAATCGATCATCAAAATTCAAGTGTATACcaaaatctatcgaaaaatccCCAGGATGTAATTTCTACCAACATATCTACTATTGCGTTGAGTCCAACAGTTTCCGTTCGTTCGAAGTACGACCGGTCGATTTCATCGACCGTTCAAAGCACTAGCCAAGTGAACGAGCAAAGGAAAAGTATATTGGAAGACAATGGCTACGAACGGATTCAAGAGGTCGGTGTCGGTACTTATGCCAAAGTGATCACCGCCTATTCGGCCAAGGAGAAAAACATTGTTGCCATCAAAATCATATCCAAATTGACGACGTCGAAAACATTCAAGAGGAAATTTCTGCATCGTGAAATCGATGTAGTTCGCGGACTGAATCATCGCAATATCATCCGATACTATCGTAGCATCGAAACGACGCATCGCATCTACATCATAATGGAATATGCCCGGAATGGATCACTTTTGGATATGATACGGCGAGAGAGTTATTTCAGTGAAGTGAAAGCTCGACATGTTTACCGTCAACTGTTTGATGCACTCGAGTATATTCATAGTCGAGGCATTGTACATCGTGACATCAAAtgcgaaaacattttgttcgaCGACAATAATGTGCTGAAAATTATTGACTTTGGCTTTGCGTCGTGCTACTACAGAGGCAGTAGAGGTGCAATGTCCGAAACGTATTGTGGCAGTCGGGCCTACTGTTGCCCGGAACTGTTAAAACAGAAACCGTACAATCCGCAATCGGCCGATATTTGGGCCAGTGGTGTCGTTTTGTTTGCAATGGTGTACGGGAAGTTACCGTTCGACGACAGCGACTTGGCAAAGTTGTTGAAACAGGTTCAGAGCAAGGTTCAGTTTCCGGACAAGCCGATAGTGAGCCGAAAATGTCAACAGCTGATATCGGCTATTCTTGCACCGTTCAAGAAGAGAGCTACGTTGGCACAAATTAACCAATTTGATTGGATGATTCAAAATGGTGtggaaaatggttttccaTCTGACTGA